AAGATATTGCTTTAGgatgttgttttaaaattgctgttggttattttaattgatttaatgagaagttttttttcttctaaaaaattaggcatgttctcttcttcctcaaaAGAGAacagtagtaaaaaaaaaaaattacttgcttCATAGGGTAttacaaaacaatgaaaatatcaaCTAACCACACAGAAGAGTATCACTGCCACACTTACCTTGCTCTCAGCCCTTTCTTTCCTACGAAGTATTGCTCATGGAGGTAGTTGTTTTTTCAGTCTCATAATAGTAAATATGTCTAAAGCATTAGAGTGAACTAATCCTATTTCTATGCCTAATATAATGCTATCATCCTATCAAGTAAACATGAATCAAACATAAAAGATTTCATAAGTTATAAAGACAATTTAAGAGAAGTCATCTGATTTAGAAGGCCAACATTGTAGTTTTAATACTGGGATATAAAGAAAAGTCACTGGGGCTGAGACATTAGAATTACCCCACTAGTATTGAGAAGGTCAGAATTTACTTTGTCATTATAAACATTCTAGGTTACTGAATGAGAGACTGGTGTACTTCAGTCAAAAAGCTTAACAATTTCCCTTTTATGTGTTTGATATGTGAATACAAAGTGAATAACATTTACTTCCTGACCTCAAGAAGGTCCTTACAACTCTCAGCTTTCTGAAAACCACTTTGAGACAACATCTGGTCAGCTCCTCAGTCTGACAGAGCTCAATGCCAAGTTGCAACACAGAAAGAACAGGAAGGCCTGCTGCCATTCATTCTCTACAGTGAAGGTACATGGTTTTTAGGAAGGGCTTACATTTCAAAGTGAATGACTGAGAGgtatttttctaagtaaaattCACCCTTAAACATTTCTTATGGAATTATCTGGGGCCTCTTGGGCCAGCTTCTCCACCATGATTTGAACAGATCATTGTTTCACTGGCTGACTACCCAGGTTACActttgaaactttgaaaaatatgtatctttaaaCAATGTATGCACATTTGGAaacatggttttgttttgtgcttCTTAAGACAGAAATGGGATCACACTGTACTTATACATCTCATTTATATCCCCCACACATCAAGGTGTTTAGGTTTTTCAATGTATCTGTAGCAAGTTATACATTCTGAAAGTGGCCACAGCAGTATTTCTGGTCCCACATGCTCTTTGAGAACCTCGCCTCTCTCCACCAAGAGTAGAGTCTATTTCCCCTCCTCTCAAAACTGGATATAATTTTGTGTCTGCCTAGATATAATGCAGCAGAAGTGACActacataactttttttttttttttttttttcttgagagggagtctccctgtgttgcccaggctggagtgcagtggagcaatctcggcttactgcaacctccacctcccgggttcaagtgattctcctcagcctcctgagtagctgggactacaggtgtgagctaccaagcccagctaatttttggtattttttggtagagatgacgtttcactgtgttggccaggctggtctcgaactcctggcctcaagagatcctcctgccatggtctcccaaaatgccgggattacaggcgtgagccaccgcacctgattAGAGACTACATGACTTCTAAGGCTAGGTCATAAAGGGCAATATGCTTTTGACTGACTTTCTCGCACGATACTTGCCGTTGGAACCCAGCTACCAGGATGTGACAAAGCCCAAACCAATCAATGCTAAAAGACCAACGGGAGAGGTCTACATGGACTAAAACTGAGGCCTCCAGCCTTTAGCCTGCATCAACCACCAGCTGTGAAATTGAAGTTTTCAAGTAATTCTACTCCTCAGCCTTGGAGTCTTCCAATTGAAGCCCTACGCATAATGGAGTAGAGAAAAGCCATCCCAGCTGTGCTCTGTCTGGATTTCAGAGCCACAGAATCTATGAGCATAATAGTTATTTTATACGTAGAGTTTAGATTATTGCAAAAAGTTGCCAACATGTTCCGTCATAGAATTATATACCGCAAACGTCCATCTGCGGCACACCAAACCAGCTGTATAAATCAGGTTTTTAACACAACCGAATTTGTTCAGTGTGCGGGTTACATACACTGTCTCAGCTCACACCTGCCGGGAGTCAACTGTGGACTAGAGCAGAAGGAGCCCAGTCACAAGCTCAAGTTCTATCCCCTTTGCACTCAATAGGCAGATCCCTTGGGAGGATCAGGCCACCTGTTTACCAGTGAATTCTTCCTAACCTATTTGTGTCACAAGTTTAGGATTGTGCTTCTTAGCCCTGGTCACAGTCTTTCACCATCTCGCTCTAACCCTTCCCCAGGTGTGCTCGCAATTGCCCAACACCTGTCAGTCACTTTTGCCTCCAATTTTACTGGGCGCGAGGAGCAGagtaaggagagagaagagggctGATTCCCTTGCCGCTAAGTGGCAAGGGCCAGCTGAACTTAATTCAAACTGCAAACGACCACGTTTCGACAGCCATCCCCATATTTTCACAGCTCAAAGCTTCCTTTCCTTTTCGGTCGGCTTCCCTGATTTGCTCCATTTTTAATCGCTCCTCCCCCATCCTCCTTGCCCCTGGTCAGGGCAAACATTAAACGCTGTGCAGctttaaaaaggcatttttagGTGACTTGTAAACGGCTGGTTCCAGAGGCCCCGAATTGGCGAGATTCGCTACAGCTCCCAGTGCACGGTAGACTTGAAGCAGGGAGCGCCTGCCCGGTCCATCCCTCCCCGGCCCCGCGTGGCAAGCACCACGGGTTGAGGCGCCCCAGAACCGAGGAGAAGGGTTTGGGAGGCTGTGACTCCAAAGCCCTCTGCAACTTCCCGGCCCCAGAGCCCCACCCACTACCACGCGGCCTTCCCCGCAGCCCGCAGGAGACACCTTCGTCCCCGCCCCTCCACAGGTCACCTCCCTCCACGCCCCTCTCTCTTGGCCGGGGCAGCCGGCAGGCAGGGAAGTGTCGTAAAGCCAGGCCCAGGAAACTTTACCCGGGGTAACAGCCGAGGCGCTTTACGGCGACGGCGGCTGAGTGAGAGCCTTGGAGGCTGTGGAGGCGGCCGCGGCTGCGAAGGAGGCGGCCGCAGTGGCTGAGGAAGAGGAgtggcggcagcggcggcggggACCCGTGCGGGGTGAGCCGCGAGGAGGGGACGGGGAGGGGCCGCGAGTGACAGGGCTGGCGGGTGGGCCCGGGCGGACGGGGACGGTGGCCGGTTGAGCAGCTGGGCGGCGCTGAAgagcggggggggggggtggcgCGGAATTGGGGGGGCAGCTCCGTGAGGGACGGTTTCTGTCTTTGTTCCCCCCACCTcggccgccccccacccgccgcCCCCTCTTTTCCGCGCTCTTCGGCCGGGTTTCATGGCCTCCCCTCTCGGTCTGTGTCGCTTCTAGGATGGCGGAGGTACCGCCTGGGCCTAGCAGCCTCCTCCCACCACCAGCACCTCCGGCCCCGGCGGCGGCCGAGCCCCACTGTCCCTTCCCGGCGGGGGCCGCCCTCGCCTGCTGCAGCGAGGACGAGGAGGACGACGAGGAGCACgaaggcggcggcggcggcaggagCCCGGCGGGCGGGGAGTCGGCGACGGTGGCGACCAAGGGGCATCCGTGCCTCCGCTGCCCTCAGCCGccgcaggagcagcagcagctcaACGGATTGATTAGCCCCGAACTGCGGCACCTCCGGGCGGCCGCCTCCCTCAAGAGCAAGGTCCTGAGCGTAGCCGAGGTGGCCGCGACCACGGCCACCCCTGACGGAGGCCCCAGAGCGACTGCAACAAAAGGAGCCGGGGTACACTCGGGCGAGAGGCCCCCTCACTCCCTCTCTAATAATGCAAGAACTGCGGTCCCCAGCCCGGCGGAGGCAGCGGCGGCCAGCGATCCCGCGGCGGCCCGCAATGGACTGGCCGAGGGCAccgagcaggaggaagaggaggaagacgAGCAGGTGCGGCTGCTGTCTTCGTCCCTGACCGCCGACTGCAGCTTAAGAAGCCCTTCGGGCAGGGAGGTTGAGCCTGGAGAGGATCGGACGATACGATATGTCCGATATGAATCCGAGCTACAAATGCCCGATATCATGAGACTGATCACCAAAGATCTGTCCGAACCCTACTCCATTTATACCTATAGATATTTTATCCACAACTGGCCACAGCTGTGCTTCTTGGTAAGTGGATAGAATAAAAAGAGGGTGAACCCAGCAGTGATCCAGACTGTGCGGGGCAGGGAGCGAGGGCCCAGAGTGTGGCAGTGGATATCTCCTGCTGCTTATCATAGTACGTTATATGATGTCAAGTGCGTGTACACATTCCTAGTTATTTAATGAAACTGTTTTGAAGGTAAGACTTCATGATTCGCGTTAACGTGATACTAGTGTAACTGCAGCAAGCCTGTATGGTGGCGTGTTTCACTGGGGTGGGGGTCTTGTGTCTTGTTTACATTAGATTATAATCGTGTTTAACCGTCTTTAATTGCCTGCCCGCATCCTCAAACACTTCACAGTAATTTAATTTGAACATGGTTCTGTTTGGATAGAGGCCTTTTAGTCTCTCAGTTACAACTATAATCAGGGAAGAGTGTATGCATAAACATGTTTTGGTGAACATGAATGTCAGCAAACTTGGTGTGGCCATATTGGAGAATTAAATCTTACAAGCATTTTCAGTAATTATGGAGATGTTTCCCTTTACTTCAACAGGACAATTAACAGTTGTAGCCAGCCTGCTTTCTGGTACTCCATTGCAGAAAGCGCTACTAACACTATTGGTGACTGAAAGACTCCTGAAACTT
The window above is part of the Macaca fascicularis isolate 582-1 chromosome 7, T2T-MFA8v1.1 genome. Proteins encoded here:
- the NAA30 gene encoding N-alpha-acetyltransferase 30 isoform X1, which encodes MAEVPPGPSSLLPPPAPPAPAAAEPHCPFPAGAALACCSEDEEDDEEHEGGGGGRSPAGGESATVATKGHPCLRCPQPPQEQQQLNGLISPELRHLRAAASLKSKVLSVAEVAATTATPDGGPRATATKGAGVHSGERPPHSLSNNARTAVPSPAEAAAASDPAAARNGLAEGTEQEEEEEDEQVRLLSSSLTADCSLRSPSGREVEPGEDRTIRYVRYESELQMPDIMRLITKDLSEPYSIYTYRYFIHNWPQLCFLAMVGEECVGAIVCKLDMHKKMFRRGYIAMLAVDSKYRRNGIGTNLVKKAIYAMVEGDCDEVVLETEITNKSALKLYENLGFVRDKRLFRYYLNGVDALRLKLWLR
- the NAA30 gene encoding N-alpha-acetyltransferase 30 isoform X2, with product MAEVPPGPSSLLPPPAPPAPAAAEPHCPFPAGAALACCSEDEEDDEEHEGGGGGRSPAGGESATVATKGHPCLRCPQPPQEQQQLNGLISPELRHLRAAASLKSKVLSVAEVAATTATPDGGPRATATKGAGVHSGERPPHSLSNNARTAVPSPAEAAAASDPAAARNGLAEGTEQEEEEEDEQVRLLSSSLTADCSLRSPSGREVEPGEDRTIRYVRYESELQMPDIMRLITKDLSEPYSIYTYRYFIHNWPQLCFLVVLETEITNKSALKLYENLGFVRDKRLFRYYLNGVDALRLKLWLR